GCTAGAGCGAGAGGAGAATGACAGGTAGGGTGTGAAGGCtctatattaatttttgaaataattttaatagaataCGTAAATATTatgcaatcgttttaaaaaaaaaaaattatttttaaaaaattaattatttttatgtaaattttatattttatttatttttttaaaaataattacaaaataattacacaattcataattataaatatcttttctctaattataaatatcttttctctaatttttgccTACACGATTGCGGAGACATGGCTTGAAAAAGTCTTCGATTAACCCTGAGGGAAGTCAAACACCTTAATGGTTGCAGTGGCAGTGCGGGTATACAATTAATTGCCTTGAAGCAAATGAGACGAGTCGCATGCACTTGGAACGCTTTGTGTGCTACACTATTGCACGCTTCTGCTAGTGCATGTCACTGCAACCGGCATTGATGCCGATTGCAAGCACGTGCACAGCACAGTATCAAAACGATTCCATATTCCTGACGAACTCTGTTCTAAACCTACGCCATTAGAGTAGGAATTACATAGTCCCGACTACATGTTCTACCACTGGAAACAAAATATGATGGGTTCCTAAACATTGACGTTTTAAAAGGTCTAAACACGGAAAGGTATTACTTTCTTTAGCCATTCACCCTTTTTCATATAATCCAGGGCCACCTAATCAACGTTCAGGCTTTACCCACATATAATTTTGGTAACActtaacaaaaataaagtagaaaacACAACGAAAGAccttaaaattgaaaaaaataatgcaaacgGTGATAGTAGCTCTTCAGATTTCTCTGTTATCTCCTTAAACTAATCTATGAAGAAAGGAAACACTGTTGGCCAGGGCAATATCAGTTAACAGTTTCTGCTTCGCATATATAGGCTACAGGCAGGTATGCAGGACGCCAACCAACCAGCAGATTGGTTAAAACACAATTCGTCACTTGCACCATATTGCCTCCTGGTGTGCTCATGAAACACACTTAGTTGAAGAGCCAGTACCAGACATGGCAGCATCAATGTCCACTCTACAAGattgggaaaagaaaattttgattagCCATGCTtcagcatataatatatatctataaaatatgaaaaatgatagttacagtcgccgggtaatcactttgaaaaaaatgaatatatatgagatctatataaaaaaaaataataattttttaatagtagatccactctttttcaaagcgactgcacggcGTTTGTGCACTCCATGACTGcatgtagtattactcataaaatattactcAAGACTTTCACACCACTGCACACTGGAATACACTAAACTGAATCTGCCCGTTTGCTTTTTAAAAATCCAtcctctttttcccttttgtttcttttttggattACTCCATTTTATACACATTTAGTCATTTATCAAGTTCTTTGGCTGTCAGCCCAAACTCCATGCCCTTCAACCTGAGCTAGTCCTGGGGAACTCAGCATGTTGTTGAGGAACATCAAGAAACTGCAGTGGGTGTCTCCTTACAACATCACCAGCTTATGAATTCCAATGCTATGTTAAAGATGAATTTTTCAACAATAAGTTGTGTTAGAGGAACatctaaagaaaaaattttagaacCTGCACATGAGGATCTTCTGATTTTCCCACTATTGCACCAGAGATATAGGTTGCACCCGGACTTAAATCACGTGGAACTTGCCCACTACTTTTGTTAAGAGACTGCACACCAACATTTTCCTCCACACCCTTCCCTTTGAAGGAGAAGTATGAAGTGCCTTCAGTATAATTGGGAACAGGAATAGAGGATCCAGTTCGTTTTGAAGTAAGATCTAGGCGTTCAATCATTCGAGCAACACCAGCAATTCCTGCATTCATCTCACGCTGAACTCCTTTGCTTAGCTCCTTTACTGAGTTATTACGAGCAAGTAGCTTCTCCTTAAAGCCTCGGGTACTCTTTGAGATTGATTCCTTATATCTGTTACAAGACATCCACACACAACAATACAAGTGACAAAATGAGGAAACATCAGCTACAGTAAGAACTGAAAGGCAGCATATCTACCTGGCCGAAGCAGCAGACAATTTAGATTTGAGTGTCTCTGGAAAGAACATCTCAGATGCACTTGGTCTTCTTGGACCATCAGATGGTGTCTGGCTATAAATAATTCTGGATGATGACACAAAACAGTAATAAGAGATGGGGAGAACTACTGAACAAGTAATGCTGTGTTGGTAGACAGATGCAAgctattattaatatattactctgaaaataaaaatctagCATGGATTCCAAAGAACATATAACAAACCGGATGATAAACCTCAACATAGGCAAAAACAAGATGATGCCACAACAAGCAAGGCTAATCAATACCATCAATACCAAAGCACGAAATCACATGACAGTAGACTAGAAGTCCAGGGCACATACGTGGGATTAACAGGGTTGTCTCTGTTGAGATAAGTACTGGGGACCAGATCAACATCCACCGCTCCTGGAGGTCGAAAGTTGATAGCAGAAGGCATGCCAGAAGATGGTGAACCACCCTCGGGTGACCCATACCTTAAATTTGGATAATCTTCTGGGGAGGTCATGTATGTTTGCGGTGACATATTTGCAGGAGAGGTGAAAGCAAGAACTTGGGAAGGACCAAGCCCAGAAGATCTGTGTCTTTCCCTTCTGTGAATATAACGAGCTCTACTAGCAGCAGCAGACAGACGTTGCATAATACGCTCATCAAAATCAGAGTCTTCTGAATAATAAGTGCCCTGGCAGTTTCAGTTTCACCTTTTATCAACAAGCAATTCTTTCACACTACACCAACCACCAAGCCTACAGATTCTTGATACGGGAAttcatattaaataaaataactcacaTGCTCGACATCGAAGTCCTCGTGGAAATTATGAAGAGCTGTGGGAGGAGCTGAATAAATGTTCCTTGACCTTGAACGCCTTTCAATCTCCACAGCAGCTAGAAGCTCTTGGCTACGGTAGCAGAATTAATCAAGGATATTGAAAAAGATAAAGGAGTAGGGCAGGatcttttcaaaaagaaatatataccTGGCAGGGTCATTTAAGACAAGTAACTGGCAACATATTGGGCATTCTTTACTTCTTTGAGACCTAAAAGAATACATAAATCCATAAAGTAGAAACTGCCGAGGTCATATGTGTGCGGGCATGCATGTGTGGTGGGCATAAATCATGTTCTTTTTGCTgaagaaaataaacataattaaatatattaagtgATTATGTTACCATTCAAGGATACAGTGAAGATGATATTCATGTTTGCAACTCGTAATCTGAAAGAGGAAACAAGGCCCGAGGAGTTTAGAATTCCATTTAACAGTTAACCCAGGTGCAACTCCCTCCAAGCTGCAAGttttagggaaaaaaacaagCATGTTTTGCTTCGAGAGATGCGTATACATATTTGCATCATTCTTCTATACGTACAATGCtttatatctaaatatatcatatactaTGCAACATGGAATTATTATAAATCATAACTGGATATGCCATCAACGGGATCAAATAGAAGGAAACACACTGGATGCAATAATGATTTCAAttgtttttattcaaatatCCCAACTCCCAAGCCTTCGTACCTCCACTGAAATATGGAAAACATAAACTTTACTATTGGAATATTTCAATTACCCCACCAAGAAACAGATgttctcctatatatatatatatatatatatcataaaaaagTAACACACTATTaaagtatctatatatatatatcataaaaagGTAACTCACTATAAAAGGATTCATCCTCCTGACCATGAtaaattttccagatttcacAATTATATGAAATTCAGATTGAACACAAATCAGTGACTCCAAGTAAAGAAAGATTATATCACATTTGTCAATTATCACCTCCAAGGTACAACAAAATAGAActtcatttttataagaaaatcacaacaaaatgtaaCTAATCCAGAGAACAAAAATGGGCAACTATAAATCAGAGGATTGATCTGAGTAACATTCCCcacttattatataattttaacacGGCACAGTGATCATCATGATCGCTGGTACAGAGTCGCATTCCGAAAACCATCGCCCACTAAAATAGAAAGAGcatttatatcataaaaattcCCATAATTCAATTGCCCATGTCCAAGTCTCttataatttatgtaattttcccTCGTTCCTGTTCATTTGAAAGTAGGGGCTATTAATCAGGATCACTTAGGTTAGCATGTTGAAACCACTTTCCTCGCGTTCATAACAGACCAACAAACAACtaaaaaacgaaaagaaaccCAAAAAGTAAATAAACTCCGCCATTAGTGTCAGAATCAAACGAAAGTACTTCCGAAGCCAAACAGACTCCACGATCTCTTTCCAACTCAGTTAAAAAACAGAACTCTTTTAAACCCATAACACgtactataattataaagaaacatATTCTAATGTGAGGATCATACAGTTGCAGGGTCAGCAGCGATGAAGGGCTCGAGGCATATACTGCAGGATTCTTCGAAAGCATCATCGGGAACTCCAGAGGAAGAAGATGCAGCTGAAACCACCGGATTCTGCAACGAAGACGACGGAGAAGAAGAGGGAGCAATATTTGCCATTGTTGGTGGCAGAGTGAGTTGGAGGAGGATTGCAGACAATGGACGAGAAAAAACTGGGACTTTTATGGAGAGGAAGgaggagaagacgaagaagaaagGAACCCTAGTaaattatagagagagagagagagagagagagagagagagagagtaaatggtcaaagaaaagaattgtggaggAGAAGAGTGAAAGGCAGAAAACGCAGGAAAGAAAAACCCGATTCAGACGGTTTGATTTTGATACAATCAAATCAAATCTCAATTATTTATTGCTTACTAATCTGTTTTAATTACGAGTTTCTATCGTTTCAGATTTCAGTGagttttttccttaaatttagtATTGGATTCTCCAATAATTTAATGCTCTTTTGCATACATATATCTGTACAAAAACATAGACTTGGACGTAGAAACCCACCATCATGCTCCCTCTAGTCtccttcatttatatatatatatatatatatatatatatatatatatatatatataattacatacgCCATCGTTTCAATGAACATATGCTTTCAAACATAAAAAGTTAAcaataaacaaacaaagaacTTCATCCAACTTAGGTTACATGTGTCGTCTCATCGTGTGAAATGTTGTCGATATATTAGAaatcctaatttttttaaacccttttgtttctgttttatTTGGATAGTAATTCAATAAAGATTGGTGTTGATAACTAAAATGTAATATCATATATTgatgtgttttgatatgattcgtcatattataaatttatttttatggtaaaataaatataaagatatcatgaaattatgtgattttatgtaatatttttgtgaCGGTAACATtccatctttttgtttttatttttgttttaagattatCATTTAAAATGTGTATTTTGTAGGGTCGTAGACCATCAAATACGAGGCAGTTTTATTATTGCCATCAAAATACAAACTACTTGTGCTTTACCCCAAATAAAATGGCATCTTTTGTAAACATAATCACGTTTCCATCTTAGATTCTTGGATGTTTGGTAGGAAGTTACCCTCACCCCCTCACTCACGCTACAATGATACCATCGACATATGATACGAATaaaacaactttaaaaaaatattagatggaCATTTAATAAATGCAGCGAAATAGAGGGGTCAAGACTCAAGACTCAAGACTAAAAAAAAGTGCAACTATGCTATGTTATTATTTCACTTTTAGAGtcgaaataaaatattttcattttcatttgaaatgaatagaagtatttttagttatttcatATTACCTCGTCTCACTCCTACTAGGTAGATGATTAGTcagtttttgaaatttttatcttaacaaATAATAGTTAATCTAATGATTGCTGGATTTGTTGAGTCAGTTTAGTATGATACAAGCTAAATGAGAGTATAGTATATCATTAAATGGGGAAAATGCAACATACTACCTATTAACGTTGTGTTTCGTACATCTTTGGAATAAGTTTCAACAACTCAGGTTTTAAGAATTGACCCtgcgaaaatagagaagaaagaaaCTGGGAGAGGGCGGTATTGGAGCCGAGAAGACTCCGATACCAAAGTTAGTAGAGTATTTTGGAAGTCTGTAAAGAATGAGAGAATCTAGAGATCAGAGAGCGTTCTTGTACCtagaaattactatttatactaGGAGTTCGAGGGGGGACAGATCATGCGTACCCCCGTGAAGTCTATgtcatttttttactattcattttgtCATAGTCCTTTAATGCAGcattaggggtgtaattggTCCAGTTTGATACacttttggacaaaatttaggatcgaaccggtatgcaccagttttgtatttttaaaaaccgATTACATCctggttaccctcctaaattAGTACCTCCAGTTTTACCGGTTCCGGTATTGTTCGATCCAGTTTTccgattttaataaaatgtaaatttttcataaagaatctatttataaaaaaactgctttaaaaaaatttgttttattacaaatctgttacttttacaaaaatatgctttataaaaaaaaaatatatatattgtatgtaaaAACAATATGCTATAAAAAACtgctataaaacaaaaactgaaaatagaaatctgttgtaaaaaaaaaaaaaaaatctactttaagcctataaatataactgctacaaaaactgaaaacaaaagatcTGCAATAAAGAGGAAATTCTGCTATGTAATCAAATAagtccaaaagtctaaattacaagtctaaaggttcaacaaattacaagtccaaattccaaaagtctaaattacaagtctaaaagtccaacaaattatAAGTCTAAAAGTTCAACAAATTATAAGTCCAAATTCCAAAAGTCTAAGTTACAAGTCTAAAAGtctaacaaattacaagtccaaaatccaaattacaaaaacaTCTAATAAGAAACTTTACAACTAGAACAAATAGCTAAACACCAAGCCACCAACTCCAATAGTTCATTCAACAAACCTTGcaattgtatgaaaataaatcaGGCAGCTAATTCTAATAAGAAgttattaattacattaaatgaaaaaaaaaacttgaggaAAGATGTAAAAAGATGACCTACCTTAAATTTAATCATCTCCAATCAAAGAAATAGGTCTTGAAGAACTCCCTAGGTCTTCCATGAGCTCTAcacaaaaggggaaaaaaaaagcataataattaaaataaatcaaaatatgatatacACTTTAGAGACAGTAAAATAAAAGGTGAATGATCCTACATACTTGtatcaaatttctcaaactccttAATATCATCCATTAAACTGCAAATGTTAATTGGGGTAGAAGAAAAACGAAGCCAATTTTGCGTACAAATAAGGGTTTCTACCATAAGTGGAAATAGGCTACTACGGAAAGAATCAAGTACTCGGCTTACTGTGCTAAAAGCTGACTAAGAGGATACTGTAGATATCGGAACTGCAAGAGCATCCCGTGCAACTCTTGAAAGCACACGGTATCTAATAGGGTTAACCTTTCACCAAGTCAACAAGTTGGATTtagcatcatcttcttcatgttttttagaaaaatatctcTCCACTTCAAACTTACTCACCACAGAGTTCTTCGACTCTAAACACTTCTTAAATTGAGCCAATTTAAATGATCTAAAATCACCTGCCCAAGCAATTGAACTTGTAGTATTAGCCTCTCTCTCGCTTGATTGGCTCATAGTTTGATCTTGTGCCCCAACATCACCTCCGTCATTTTCACAATAACTATCGTATAAACGAGTCAAGGCATCTTTAACCCGATCCACCAACATAAGAACTTTTGAACTATTATTATCATATATTCCTTCAAAACAAAATCCTAGACAACGCATTTTATATCGAGGATCAAGAACCAACCCAACATACAACAAAAGATTCATTTAGTTTAATTACATTCATCTAATTACATGCAGAAAAATTTAGATTAATACATTCAATAGCTAGCATCTACAACGTTATTTCTACAGTCTTGCTTGAACAAAGCATTGAATATGCAAGAGCTGATATGAACAAAGTATTAAAcagattaattttaatttcgtTGAACAAAACCCTAAATTTCCACAACAATTTACTTACATTATGGTTTAAACATATCAACATAAAAATGCTAATCAAATCAAGTAATGAAACCaatgtaaattgtaatgaaacaaaataaacagtGTAATcactaataatttaataaacgTAGAAATCAGTCTAATAAACATTGTAATCACTATTATGGTTCAAACACATCTtacttatattaaaaacatCGAAAACCCTaaacaataattataaacatatCGAGAGGCCACGAAAGGGAGACGTTGGAATTGTTGACGGCTGCACAATGTGGTTGCGTGAGAGAAAGGTTGCGTGCGAGAGGGGTTGCGTGAGAGAGGGGACTCAGGGAGGGCTGCGAGCCTACATGAGATGAGAGTTTTAAAAGGGTGggaaggggggagggggggatgGACGAATACATGAGAGTGGAGTAgggtttttaactttttacccTAAAATCGTTGAAACGGCATCGTTTATTACCCTaaaaacgacaccgtttcaaTTAGTTGGTGCTGGGTGTTTCGTTTAAGTGACTTAAATGATGCCATTTTAAGTGTTTTGGGGTTGGGTAGCTGGGCTTCTTGACGTGTTCTGGGCTTTCTGACAACTGGTTTTAGGCCATTTGGCTTGCTgggcttttttgttttatccatatatattactaaatatatacatacatattatatacatatagtatactataatatatatatatatatatatatatattagtatataaatttAATGACAATATAATCACTAatgactctgataccaaaggcatATTTCCCAGGTATAATAGTACAATATAAAGATATTAATGATAAAGAGAATAATAGGCAGTAAAACTGGACATATACATGATAGCAAATAgggcaggcggtataaccgaccatatgcatgaggaaataaataatatagaaaagagatatgaaataaacttcttcattaaaaacataatacttacaaggagactaattctcaaaggagttggaaactgaagacatgagggaaggatGATTGGAAGATTTACAAAGTGAGGAGGACAAGACTAGAATGGAcaggtttgggcgagagaggaagggatttcAGATCAGAATTTTGAATGCCCTTCTTACCTTGTGAACCCCTTTATACAGACATTAAAACAGTAactctaataatacatgaacagtattAGCCGGCATTAAAAACAAGAACAGTACAGGACACATAATCTTATATGTACAGAATCatttgtcgctttgctgggcaataatctgtcatGAATAATTTTCTGGGGAGATAATATTCTTGACAATTTCCTTCTGTCATGCTGGCTAATCGAAAATTAATAATCTTTTACAATCACAtattctgaggatcataatttgctaatttcaGTTCAGacgggtcttgagaatccatcagatgtactggatggtaaggtgaataatcttgagaaggagaggcaGCTTGGTTACCctgaaattgagaggcctgttgagaaggagaggcctgatgggctggtgataatgcgggttgctgtagtggagataatctgagttgtgcttcttcttcatcgtcactgtctgatacTTGTGACATTGCTttggctaattttttcaaatccttcttgtttgtaatggattCTAATTGTACTTGCAATCTGTTTCGTTGAACTAGGACTTTTggagttttgataattttttaaaacatctttaatacatgatcataattgtattttttccaccatttgaCGGAGACTTGGcgggctaggaacataatggttttgagagagggatgaggtttgataacgtattcttatttcataatccaatttaattttgttttgaaaaagaagagtaGAAGTAGTgaacaatggtttaatgctggtggactgtcattttgtgaagtaaAATTTCAgagactttcctgaaggggaagaggaaggagaagaggttcgggTCCATAATATttccaccatagtgagaaccatttcgggagtgttttaatttcttgtagtttgtcaaaatgaaggaaccatgaatgatgcaaatttttattttgttttagaaacatttttgtccatgcttgctggtaatcataataatcataataaggagggtcatagggatgagagaattcTCTTGTTAAATAGGGATTTTTTTCCTATTGTTCTAGAGTGAGAACTTGTTTAAtggtgactttatgaaaagaaataattggagatgtaggtggagaaggttgagtttgagagaacaaggaatttctgagagaataattgagtcagtatctactaatatgaatttataaaaatgctgggttttcttaatgttttgtggaacataatgccagtccggtaaaaaaaaggcatcaagtaatttctgggggtcagacagatgttgaatttcagattcaataagaAAGACtagatgccaatgagatttgatgataataGGGGATGAAGAAGGCTGAAATAATAATGAgtgattaataatttgggaaggagaagaggaagaatgaGAAACAGCTTTGGAGTAGGTTGGCAATTTTGGAGAAGCtaataatgaaaatgaattgtaagaaGGTCTAATGTTTTACGGTAATGaccccaataccgtataaggtcttggagttgcagaaggacaaggtaAATGATAATGAGGAGATGGCGGCCGCGCGTATGAGGATTtggactttacttttgactttgaagatgatatgattttccctgtaagaattctcggaatagaaaatcaggaagagaattagattctcctttaatatgtttgatattaaaataaaaaatacttaatatagcttgccatctggcaaatatttgcttaGCAGCCAGgttttttacatctttaatcaaaacttccttggctgatttacaatctattatgagtaaaaacttttgattcaacaaatcatcttgaaatttagaaatatataatacaatagctaaaatttcttttttaatagtactataattcttttgggtaggattccaacatcctgaatggaatcgaacaatctGTTCCAAAtcagatgataatttttgtttcataattcctccatatccaatatcagaggcatctgtttcaacaattttaaaagtatgaggatatggaagtcctaagcatggtaatttcttaacatgagctttaatttgttttatgatattagtatgtttttctgtccaatgaggtggattcttttttaatctcttaaataatggtttacataatagtctgagagattgataaaaatctgcaacatagttgagactccctagaaatctctgtaattgaattttgtcttttatttcaaaatttatcagcaaattctattgctctactaattggtgtaatagttccttgatagaTTACATGTCCgagaaatctaattttttcttgaaataattttatttttgatgatgagacgactaatccattttgtttgataacttgaataaaagtatttaaatgtttccaatgttgttcaatagatgaagaaaatattaatacatcatctatataaactatcgaaaaatgagtgaaatgggtaaatatttcatttataatattttgaaattcattaggggcattttttaatccaaaaggcataacattccattcaaaatgtccaaaggggactgtAAGGCTGTCTTATATCGGTTCTTTTCAGCAATTTAGATTTGCCAAAAGtcacttttcatgtcaaatttgGAGAATACTGTAGCATCAtataattgagataataaatcttttttattaggaattgggtatttaatccattgtaataccttatttaagggtttataatttattaccagacaaggaactcctctttctaattctgcttgttttttgacataaaaggcagcacaattccatggtgatttacttttcttta
Above is a genomic segment from Juglans microcarpa x Juglans regia isolate MS1-56 chromosome 1D, Jm3101_v1.0, whole genome shotgun sequence containing:
- the LOC121235541 gene encoding E3 ubiquitin-protein ligase RHF1A-like; translated protein: MANIAPSSSPSSSLQNPVVSAASSSSGVPDDAFEESCSICLEPFIAADPATITSCKHEYHLHCILEWSQRSKECPICCQLLVLNDPASQELLAAVEIERRSRSRNIYSAPPTALHNFHEDFDVEHGTYYSEDSDFDERIMQRLSAAASRARYIHRRERHRSSGLGPSQVLAFTSPANMSPQTYMTSPEDYPNLRYGSPEGGSPSSGMPSAINFRPPGAVDVDLVPSTYLNRDNPVNPTIIYSQTPSDGPRRPSASEMFFPETLKSKLSAASARYKESISKSTRGFKEKLLARNNSVKELSKGVQREMNAGIAGVARMIERLDLTSKRTGSSIPVPNYTEGTSYFSFKGKGVEENVGVQSLNKSSGQVPRDLSPGATYISGAIVGKSEDPHVQSGH